A window of the Henckelia pumila isolate YLH828 chromosome 3, ASM3356847v2, whole genome shotgun sequence genome harbors these coding sequences:
- the LOC140886296 gene encoding pentatricopeptide repeat-containing protein At2g13600 isoform X2, translating into MAQRALFSDTKFSNLYSSSPLAKLLDSCINTKSFHEARVIHACIIKSHFSEEVFINNRLIDVYGLFDVAERLFCLTPKPDQCSWNLMVSSFAQLEMFDKSLEYFVKMHKENFVLNEFSYGSGLSACAGLRDSIFGAQIHASIAKSRFTSDVYMGSALIDMYAKCGDVDCAQRAFDVMVERNIVSWNSMITCYEQNGPASEALWVFVKMMVCGLEPDEMTLASVISACASLWATKEGQTIHARVMKFKKFRDDIVISNALVDMYAKCSMINEARWIFDRMPIRNVVSETSMVSGYAKFSSINTARTMFSKMMDRNVVSWNALIAGYTQKGDNEEALGLFLLLKRESMWPTHYTFGNLLNACANLSDLKLGRQAHTHVLKHGFRFQHGPEPDVFVGNSLIDMYMKCGSVEDGNRVFRNMVERDGVSFNAMIVGYAQNGKGIEALELFKEMIAFGYKPDHVSMIGVLCACSHAGLVEEGRQYFYSMIKDYGLKPLKDHYSCMVDILGRAGRLIEAKNLIVSMPIPPDSVIWGSLLAACKVHHDIDLGIFVAKKLLEIDPENSAPYVLLSNMYAELGRWRDATRVRKLMKQHGVVKEPGCSWIEIDSQMHIFMVKDARHSQKREIYLVLKILNMTMKLSGSVILFDIFRKVDY; encoded by the exons ATGGCACAGAGAGCACTGTTTTCTGATACCAAGTTTTCAAATTTGTATTCATCTTCACCGCTTGCAAAACTCTTGGACTCTTGCATTAATACAAAGTCGTTCCATGAAGCGCGTGTCATCCATGCTTGCATTATCAAATCCCATTTCAGCGAGGAAGTCTTCATCAACAACAGGCTCATTGATGTATATG GTTTGTTTGATGTGGCTGAGCGCTTATTTTGTTTGACGCCTAAACCTGATCAATGCTCGTGGAATTTGATGGTGTCAAGTTTTGCTCAGCTCGAGATGTTTGATAAATCTTTGGAGTATTTTGTGAAAATGCATAAAGAAAATTTTGTGTTAAATGAGTTTAGCTATGGAAGTGGGCTGAGCGCTTGTGCTGGGTTGAGGGACTCAATTTTTGGAGCCCAAATTCATGCTTCCATAGCCAAGTCCAGGTTCACGTCGGATGTTTACATGGGTTCTGCACTAATTGATATGTATGCAAAATGTGGGGATGTGGATTGTGCTCAAAGGGCTTTTGATGTGATGGTCGAGCGTAATATTGTGTCTTGGAATAGTATGATTACTTGCTATGAACAGAATGGACCTGCGAGTGAAGCCCTTTGGGTTTTTGTCAAGATGATGGTTTGTGGGCTGGAGCCAGATGAGATGACTCTAGCTAGTGTAATTAGTGCTTGTGCAAGCTTGTGGGCAACCAAAGAAGGCCAGACTATTCATGCCCGAGTtatgaaattcaagaagttcagaGATGATATTGTAATATCTAATGCGCTGGTTGATATGTATGCTAAGTGTAGTATGATAAATGAAGCAAGGTGGATTTTCGATAGGATGCCTATAAGAAATGTGGTGTCTGAAACCTCTATGGTCAGTGGATATGCAAAATTTTCGAGCATAAATACCGCGAGAACTATGTTTTCCAAGATGATGGACAGGAATGTTGTATCTTGGAACGCACTTATTGCTGGATATACGCAGAAAGGGGATAATGAAGAGGCACTAGGACTCTTTCTACTCTTGAAAAGGGAATCTATGTGGCCTACTCACTATACATTTGGGAACCTTCTCAATGCCTGTGCAAATCTTTCTGACCTAAAGCTCGGCAGGCAGGCTCACACCCATGTTCTAAAGCATGGATTTCGATTCCAACATGGACCAGAGCCCGATGTTTTTGTTGGTAACTCTCTTATAGACATGTATATGAAATGTGGATCGGTTGAAGATGGAAATCGGGTGTTCAGGAACATGGTTGAACGAGATGGTGTTTCTTTTAATGCAATGATTGTTGGGTATGCACAAAATGGGAAAGGGATCGAAGCTCTCGAGTTGTTTAAGGAAATGATAGCATTTGGATATAAACCAGATCATGTCAGTATGATTGGAGTTCTTTGTGCTTGTAGTCATGCTGGATTGGTTGAGGAAGGACGccaatatttttattcaatGATAAAAGATTATGGTCTGAAACCTCTGAAAGACCATTATTCATGCATGGTTGATATACTGGGTCGTGCTGGTCGGCTTATCGAAGCAAAGAACTTGATAGTTTCAATGCCTATTCCTCCTGACAGTGTTATATGGGGATCTTTGCTTGCAGCTTGTAAAGTACACCATGACATTGACTTGGGAATATTTGTGGCAAAAAAACTTTTAGAGATTGATCCCGAAAATTCGGCCCCCTATGTTCTGCTCTCAAACATGTATGCCGAGCTTGGGAGATGGAGAGATGCTACTAGAGTTAGGAAACTTATGAAACAGCATGGTGTTGTCAAGGAGCCTGGCTGCAGTTGGATTGAAATAGACAGCCAAATGCATATTTTCATGGTCAAAGATGCCAGGCATTCACAAAAGAGGGAGATATACTTGGTCTTGAAAATACTTAACATGACAATGAAGCTTTCAGGATCtgttattttatttgatatattcaGAAAAGTTGACTATTAA
- the LOC140886296 gene encoding pentatricopeptide repeat-containing protein At2g13600 isoform X1, whose translation MAQRALFSDTKFSNLYSSSPLAKLLDSCINTKSFHEARVIHACIIKSHFSEEVFINNRLIDVYGKCGCFSYARKLFDNMPTRNTFSCNSMIGALMISGLFDVAERLFCLTPKPDQCSWNLMVSSFAQLEMFDKSLEYFVKMHKENFVLNEFSYGSGLSACAGLRDSIFGAQIHASIAKSRFTSDVYMGSALIDMYAKCGDVDCAQRAFDVMVERNIVSWNSMITCYEQNGPASEALWVFVKMMVCGLEPDEMTLASVISACASLWATKEGQTIHARVMKFKKFRDDIVISNALVDMYAKCSMINEARWIFDRMPIRNVVSETSMVSGYAKFSSINTARTMFSKMMDRNVVSWNALIAGYTQKGDNEEALGLFLLLKRESMWPTHYTFGNLLNACANLSDLKLGRQAHTHVLKHGFRFQHGPEPDVFVGNSLIDMYMKCGSVEDGNRVFRNMVERDGVSFNAMIVGYAQNGKGIEALELFKEMIAFGYKPDHVSMIGVLCACSHAGLVEEGRQYFYSMIKDYGLKPLKDHYSCMVDILGRAGRLIEAKNLIVSMPIPPDSVIWGSLLAACKVHHDIDLGIFVAKKLLEIDPENSAPYVLLSNMYAELGRWRDATRVRKLMKQHGVVKEPGCSWIEIDSQMHIFMVKDARHSQKREIYLVLKILNMTMKLSGSVILFDIFRKVDY comes from the coding sequence ATGGCACAGAGAGCACTGTTTTCTGATACCAAGTTTTCAAATTTGTATTCATCTTCACCGCTTGCAAAACTCTTGGACTCTTGCATTAATACAAAGTCGTTCCATGAAGCGCGTGTCATCCATGCTTGCATTATCAAATCCCATTTCAGCGAGGAAGTCTTCATCAACAACAGGCTCATTGATGTATATGGTAAATGTGGATGTTTTAGTTACGCTCGTAAACTGTTTGATAACATGCCCACAAGAAACACCTTTTCTTGTAATTCCATGATTGGCGCGTTAATGATATCAGGTTTGTTTGATGTGGCTGAGCGCTTATTTTGTTTGACGCCTAAACCTGATCAATGCTCGTGGAATTTGATGGTGTCAAGTTTTGCTCAGCTCGAGATGTTTGATAAATCTTTGGAGTATTTTGTGAAAATGCATAAAGAAAATTTTGTGTTAAATGAGTTTAGCTATGGAAGTGGGCTGAGCGCTTGTGCTGGGTTGAGGGACTCAATTTTTGGAGCCCAAATTCATGCTTCCATAGCCAAGTCCAGGTTCACGTCGGATGTTTACATGGGTTCTGCACTAATTGATATGTATGCAAAATGTGGGGATGTGGATTGTGCTCAAAGGGCTTTTGATGTGATGGTCGAGCGTAATATTGTGTCTTGGAATAGTATGATTACTTGCTATGAACAGAATGGACCTGCGAGTGAAGCCCTTTGGGTTTTTGTCAAGATGATGGTTTGTGGGCTGGAGCCAGATGAGATGACTCTAGCTAGTGTAATTAGTGCTTGTGCAAGCTTGTGGGCAACCAAAGAAGGCCAGACTATTCATGCCCGAGTtatgaaattcaagaagttcagaGATGATATTGTAATATCTAATGCGCTGGTTGATATGTATGCTAAGTGTAGTATGATAAATGAAGCAAGGTGGATTTTCGATAGGATGCCTATAAGAAATGTGGTGTCTGAAACCTCTATGGTCAGTGGATATGCAAAATTTTCGAGCATAAATACCGCGAGAACTATGTTTTCCAAGATGATGGACAGGAATGTTGTATCTTGGAACGCACTTATTGCTGGATATACGCAGAAAGGGGATAATGAAGAGGCACTAGGACTCTTTCTACTCTTGAAAAGGGAATCTATGTGGCCTACTCACTATACATTTGGGAACCTTCTCAATGCCTGTGCAAATCTTTCTGACCTAAAGCTCGGCAGGCAGGCTCACACCCATGTTCTAAAGCATGGATTTCGATTCCAACATGGACCAGAGCCCGATGTTTTTGTTGGTAACTCTCTTATAGACATGTATATGAAATGTGGATCGGTTGAAGATGGAAATCGGGTGTTCAGGAACATGGTTGAACGAGATGGTGTTTCTTTTAATGCAATGATTGTTGGGTATGCACAAAATGGGAAAGGGATCGAAGCTCTCGAGTTGTTTAAGGAAATGATAGCATTTGGATATAAACCAGATCATGTCAGTATGATTGGAGTTCTTTGTGCTTGTAGTCATGCTGGATTGGTTGAGGAAGGACGccaatatttttattcaatGATAAAAGATTATGGTCTGAAACCTCTGAAAGACCATTATTCATGCATGGTTGATATACTGGGTCGTGCTGGTCGGCTTATCGAAGCAAAGAACTTGATAGTTTCAATGCCTATTCCTCCTGACAGTGTTATATGGGGATCTTTGCTTGCAGCTTGTAAAGTACACCATGACATTGACTTGGGAATATTTGTGGCAAAAAAACTTTTAGAGATTGATCCCGAAAATTCGGCCCCCTATGTTCTGCTCTCAAACATGTATGCCGAGCTTGGGAGATGGAGAGATGCTACTAGAGTTAGGAAACTTATGAAACAGCATGGTGTTGTCAAGGAGCCTGGCTGCAGTTGGATTGAAATAGACAGCCAAATGCATATTTTCATGGTCAAAGATGCCAGGCATTCACAAAAGAGGGAGATATACTTGGTCTTGAAAATACTTAACATGACAATGAAGCTTTCAGGATCtgttattttatttgatatattcaGAAAAGTTGACTATTAA